GATTACGTTTGCAGCAAATTATGACTAAGTACATTTTTTGCATATTAGCATGCGCATTTCTGGTATTGGGATTTAGTAATGTTTCCGATAAAGAATTGCAGGGATTTCAGAAAGAAGCTGAAATCTCGGCTAATGATATGCAATATACAGCAGAGTCATGTTGCCGCGTCTCTTCTGCCGGCTTCGATAAGTCAGGTAAAGATTCTCATTCGCAGTTTGTTGACGAGACATCCAATTGTAAGGTTAGTGACTGCATTTTTGACAATATCTCTTTTCCGAGAAGCATTGTTCCTTTCAAGAACCTGAAGTTCAATACCAATACTGTCATTATACAGATATTGAGCTCTCTGAATGTTCTGCTTCCGGAGAACCGTTTGGGGCATACCGGCCTTAATGTTAATTACACTAAATATTCGTGTAAGTATTACGTCTATACATTAGCGCATATTCTCATTTAGACCCAATTCTTATCTTTAGGTAGGGTGTGGTGTGCCTATTATTCTGATCCCTCTCTGCCACTTTTTCCTTTATTTTATTTATTATCTATTTTATTCATGTCAACATGGAAAACAAAGAATGTATTTCCTGTGACTTGGAACAAAAGACGGGTATTGATGTGTCTTATTGCTACCAGTGTGGTAAGTGTACGGCCGGATGTGTGTTGTCAGAGGAGATGGATTATGCTCCCAGCTATATTCTCCGGTTGTTGCAGACAAAAAATGCTCAAAATGACCGTCGTGTGTTAAGTTCCAATGCCATTTGGATTTGCTTGAGTTGCGAAAACTGTATTGCCCGGTGTCCTAAAGAGATCAACATTCCTGAAGTAATGGACTATCTGCGTGAGAGATCCCGTAAAGAAGGATGCATCAATAAAGAATCACGTCCTGTCGTAGCTTTTCACTCCGCTTTTCTCGAATCAGTGAAAAGAACGGGAAGGCTCTACGAAGTCGGATTGGTTGCAGGGTTTAAAGTCCGTACCTTACGTTTGACACAGGATTTGAATGTAGCTCCTGTTATGTTTGTCAAAGGGAAACTCAACCTTCTTCCGGAACGGGTAAAAGATGAGAATAAGATCAAAAAGATATTTGCACAAACCATTGAAAAGACTCAAAAGTAGCTATGAAAATAGGTTTCTATCCGGGATGTTCGCTAAACGGAACTTCTCGTGAATACAATGAATCAGTCAAAGCACTGGCACAGGTGATGGGACTCGAACTGATCGAGTTGAAAGACTGGAACTGTTGCGGTGCAACGGCAGCTCACTCCATGAGTAGAGAATTGTCTCTTGCCTTACCCACCCGTGTGCTGGCATTGGCGGAACAACAGGGATTTCAAGAAATCGTTGTCCCCTGTGCTTCCTGTTACAATCGTTTGAGTGTTGCTCAACACGAATTAATGAACAATGAAGTATTGAAGGATGAAATACTGACTACAGTTGGAATGCGTTACCTTGGAAATGTGAAAATATTGAATGTCCTCCAGATGATAGAGAAATACATGCTGGATACATTAAAAGAGAAAATAGTACGTCCGTTCGCTCATCAAGTGGCTTGTTACTACGGTTGCTTGTTGGTGCGTCCCCATAAAATATTAAACTTCGACCGTCTGGAAGATCCGCAAAGCATGGATAAAATCATGTCTCTGATTGGGGCGACTCCTATTGACTGGGCTTTTAAAACAGAGTGTTGCGGTGCCGGTTTATCCGTTTCCCGTACAGACCTGGTAGGACGTCTTTCCGGAAATATACTAAAAGATGCTGACGACCG
The Bacteroides luhongzhouii DNA segment above includes these coding regions:
- a CDS encoding 4Fe-4S dicluster domain-containing protein, whose protein sequence is MENKECISCDLEQKTGIDVSYCYQCGKCTAGCVLSEEMDYAPSYILRLLQTKNAQNDRRVLSSNAIWICLSCENCIARCPKEINIPEVMDYLRERSRKEGCINKESRPVVAFHSAFLESVKRTGRLYEVGLVAGFKVRTLRLTQDLNVAPVMFVKGKLNLLPERVKDENKIKKIFAQTIEKTQK
- a CDS encoding CoB--CoM heterodisulfide reductase iron-sulfur subunit B family protein, which codes for MKIGFYPGCSLNGTSREYNESVKALAQVMGLELIELKDWNCCGATAAHSMSRELSLALPTRVLALAEQQGFQEIVVPCASCYNRLSVAQHELMNNEVLKDEILTTVGMRYLGNVKILNVLQMIEKYMLDTLKEKIVRPFAHQVACYYGCLLVRPHKILNFDRLEDPQSMDKIMSLIGATPIDWAFKTECCGAGLSVSRTDLVGRLSGNILKDADDRGAEAVVVACPMCHSNLDMRRPAINNYLAKPVTIPVLYITQAIGLAVGLTPKELGLGRHFVAVNLKEAEVCLK